In Drosophila santomea strain STO CAGO 1482 chromosome 2L, Prin_Dsan_1.1, whole genome shotgun sequence, a single window of DNA contains:
- the LOC120449264 gene encoding 40S ribosomal protein S21 has protein sequence MENDAGENVDLYVPRKCSASNRIIHAKDHASVQLSIVDVDPETGRQTDGSKTYAICGEIRRMGESDDCIVRLAKKDGIITKNF, from the exons ATGGAGAACGACGCCGGTGAGAATGTTGATCTGTACGTGCCCCGCAAATG CTCGGCGTCCAACAGGATCATCCATGCCAAGGACCACGCCTCCGTGCAGCTGAGCATCGTTGATGTGGACCCCGAGACCGGTCGCCAGACCGACGGCTCCAAGACCTACGCCATCTGCGGCGAGATCCGTCGCATGGGCGAGTCCGACGACTGCATTGTGCGTCTGGCCAAGAAGGACGGCATCATTACCAA GAACTTCTAA
- the LOC120452761 gene encoding uncharacterized protein LOC120452761 isoform X1, whose translation MLPSLDTLMRCSKRVLQSPLEAAASQMRNGHSKSAAGGIYGPFTPDNDLSCSGRGDCVNNTCVCDIRYAGNECDIFNLPYYAGISTVFYVVALVSVIQLLICIVAEYQRLKQPSVLRACRITTQKLLYFMVFVAASLRGAYFTTPLDLQPQWAVTLMSAYYPLLMTCASLIVCMWAEIFHLRDIRWEKSQFLSKSFLGFVAFNFFLYSLFGIEVFNSLINSERRDYAHIFNGCYAVLLLIVVVFFLIYGVEVFFKLRGGFVYDQTGKILGPSEAIVNASQLHQSRFGLLSQAVMLIVIVGFLTSETLGDFWKAKVPVNSRNWHDIIFRIAEIGVALWFPCCLWNSMAPEQLWILNPRKLLSRQIDPSIPTLNAETNKLSPEEGQSFLTKKDCWICYDSDKPEPLIQPCRCTGDVSSVHHECLKRWLVESCSNSEAQLSCKVCGHPYEIEKSKKLEWDKGFTIQHWSKTVILITLMCVTGATAWVVIQMYVDPLVRVMTVGIAVLIGYVCVKCLGENTVVAYQRAKVSSINIVTSSETEKLHTICEEVSASTSAGAIRAGAAS comes from the exons ATGCTGCCCAGCCTGGATACCTTAATGCGTTGCTCGAAGCGAGTTCTGCAATCGCCGCTGGAGGCGGCGGCCAGCCAGATGCGGAATGGGCACAGCAAGTCGGCTGCCGGGGGCATCTATGGTCCCTTTACGCCGGACAACGATCTCAGCTGCTCCGGACGTGGCGATTGCGTCAACAACACCTGCGTCTGCGACATTCGGTACGCGGGCAACGAGTGCGACATCTTCAATCTGCCCTACTACGCCGGCATCTCCACCGTCTTCTACGTGGTGGCCCTCGTCTCGGTCATACAGCTGCTCATCTGCATCGTGGCCGAGTACCAGCGGCTGAAGCAGCCGTCCGTACTCCGCGCCTGTCGCATCACCACCCAGAAACTGCTCTACTTCATGGTCTTTGTGGCGGCCTCGTTGCGAGGTGCCTACTTCACCACACCC CTGGATCTGCAGCCACAATGGGCCGTCACCCTGATGTCCGCCTACTATCCATTGCTCATGACCTGCGCCTCCCTGATTGTCTGCATGTGGGCCGAG ATCTTTCATCTACGCGACATCCGCTGGGAGAAGTCACAGTTCCTGTCGAAGAGCTTCCTCGGCTTTGTGGCCTTCAACTTCTTTTTGTACAGCCTCTTTGGCATCGAGGTCTTTAACTCGTTGATCAACTCGGAGCGTCGCGACTACGCCCACATCTTCAACGGATGCTATGCAGTATTACTGTTGATCGTGGTGGTCTTCTTCCTCATCTACGGCGTGGAGGTGTTCTTTAAGCTGCGCGGCGGCTTCGTTTACGATCAGACGGGCAAGATCCTCGGTCCCAGCGAGGCGATTGTGAATGCCTCGCAGTTGCATCAGTCGCGTTTCGGACTGCTGTCTCAGGCTGTAATGCTAATCGTGATCGTGGGCTTTCTAACTTCCGAAACTTTGGGCGACTTCTGGAAGGCCAA GGTTCCTGTTAACTCGCGCAACTGGCATGACATCATTTTTCGCATAGCCGAGATCGGTGTAGCCCTCTGGTTTCCCTGCTGCCTTTGGAACTCGATGGCTCCTGAACAGCTCTGGATTCTGAATCCCCGCAAGCTTCTATCCCGCCAAATCGATCCATCGATACCCACTCTCAATGCGGAGACCAACAAGCTGTCGCCCGAGGAGGGTCAGTCGTTTTTAACCAAGAAGGATTGCTGGATCTGCTACGACTCCGATAAGCCAGAGCCACTCATCCAGCCATGTCGCTGCACTGGCGACGTTAGCTCCGTGCACCACGAGTGTCTCAAGCGCTGGCTGGTGGAGAGCTGCAGCAATTCGGAGGCCCAGTTGTCGTGCAAGGTCTGCGGACATCCGTACGAGATCGAGAAGTCCAAAAA ACTCGAATGGGACAAGGGCTTCACCATTCAGCATTGGTCCAAGACGGTTATACTGATCACCCTGATGTGCGTGACCGGAGCCACCGCCTGGGTGGTGATCCAAATGTACGTCGATCCGCTGGTGCGCGTGATGACAGTGGGCATCGCCGTACTCATTGGCTACGTGTGCGTCAAGTGTCTGGGCGAGAACACCGTGGTGGCCTATCAGCGGGCCAAAGTCAGCTCGATCAACATCGTGACCAGCTCGGAGACGGAGAAGCTGCACACCATTTGCGAAGAGGTCAGCGCCAGCACCTCCGCAGGGGCGATTCGAGCGGGAGCTGCGTCCTAA
- the LOC120452761 gene encoding uncharacterized protein LOC120452761 isoform X2: MLPSLDTLMRCSKRVLQSPLEAAASQMRNGHSKSAAGGIYGPFTPDNDLSCSGRGDCVNNTCVCDIRYAGNECDIFNLPYYAGISTVFYVVALVSVIQLLICIVAEYQRLKQPSVLRACRITTQKLLYFMVFVAASLRGAYFTTPLDLQPQWAVTLMSAYYPLLMTCASLIVCMWAEIFHLRDIRWEKSQFLSKSFLGFVAFNFFLYSLFGIEVFNSLINSERRDYAHIFNGCYAVLLLIVVVFFLIYGVEVFFKLRGGFVYDQTGKILGPSEAIVNASQLHQSRFGLLSQAVMLIVIVGFLTSETLGDFWKAKVPVNSRNWHDIIFRIAEIGVALWFPCCLWNSMAPEQLWILNPRKLLSRQIDPSIPTLNAETNKLSPEEGQSFLTKKDCWICYDSDKPEPLIQPCRCTGDVSSVHHECLKRWLVESCSNSEAQLSCKVCGHPYEIEKSKK, translated from the exons ATGCTGCCCAGCCTGGATACCTTAATGCGTTGCTCGAAGCGAGTTCTGCAATCGCCGCTGGAGGCGGCGGCCAGCCAGATGCGGAATGGGCACAGCAAGTCGGCTGCCGGGGGCATCTATGGTCCCTTTACGCCGGACAACGATCTCAGCTGCTCCGGACGTGGCGATTGCGTCAACAACACCTGCGTCTGCGACATTCGGTACGCGGGCAACGAGTGCGACATCTTCAATCTGCCCTACTACGCCGGCATCTCCACCGTCTTCTACGTGGTGGCCCTCGTCTCGGTCATACAGCTGCTCATCTGCATCGTGGCCGAGTACCAGCGGCTGAAGCAGCCGTCCGTACTCCGCGCCTGTCGCATCACCACCCAGAAACTGCTCTACTTCATGGTCTTTGTGGCGGCCTCGTTGCGAGGTGCCTACTTCACCACACCC CTGGATCTGCAGCCACAATGGGCCGTCACCCTGATGTCCGCCTACTATCCATTGCTCATGACCTGCGCCTCCCTGATTGTCTGCATGTGGGCCGAG ATCTTTCATCTACGCGACATCCGCTGGGAGAAGTCACAGTTCCTGTCGAAGAGCTTCCTCGGCTTTGTGGCCTTCAACTTCTTTTTGTACAGCCTCTTTGGCATCGAGGTCTTTAACTCGTTGATCAACTCGGAGCGTCGCGACTACGCCCACATCTTCAACGGATGCTATGCAGTATTACTGTTGATCGTGGTGGTCTTCTTCCTCATCTACGGCGTGGAGGTGTTCTTTAAGCTGCGCGGCGGCTTCGTTTACGATCAGACGGGCAAGATCCTCGGTCCCAGCGAGGCGATTGTGAATGCCTCGCAGTTGCATCAGTCGCGTTTCGGACTGCTGTCTCAGGCTGTAATGCTAATCGTGATCGTGGGCTTTCTAACTTCCGAAACTTTGGGCGACTTCTGGAAGGCCAA GGTTCCTGTTAACTCGCGCAACTGGCATGACATCATTTTTCGCATAGCCGAGATCGGTGTAGCCCTCTGGTTTCCCTGCTGCCTTTGGAACTCGATGGCTCCTGAACAGCTCTGGATTCTGAATCCCCGCAAGCTTCTATCCCGCCAAATCGATCCATCGATACCCACTCTCAATGCGGAGACCAACAAGCTGTCGCCCGAGGAGGGTCAGTCGTTTTTAACCAAGAAGGATTGCTGGATCTGCTACGACTCCGATAAGCCAGAGCCACTCATCCAGCCATGTCGCTGCACTGGCGACGTTAGCTCCGTGCACCACGAGTGTCTCAAGCGCTGGCTGGTGGAGAGCTGCAGCAATTCGGAGGCCCAGTTGTCGTGCAAGGTCTGCGGACATCCGTACGAGATCGAGAAGTCCAAAAAGTAA
- the LOC120452811 gene encoding interferon-related developmental regulator 2: MPRRNKKSAAGRGRTNDSNSEDESFDNVSVYSHVSEVASSEATDELANERFEEKFEKALEQATEKSAQTRVQALQAICELLMHRYMPDFVEDRKMTLMDFVEKSIRRGKGQEQVWGARLAPLLVLQMGGDEGISKAMNQFLLNTVQDKSVGFDARAKCCTALGLLSFLGCEDVGELVQLMQCFEAIFAGSYLRGDDKTPVSVTAEAGTFHAEALNAWGLLLTLIPSGDFVSLMTTGQNMFPSIKKFLGLLQSTHLDVRMAAGETIALILESGRSHDEDFLEDDIAELSEAVKQLATDSHKYRAKRDRKAQRATFRDVLRYLEEDISPEISIRFGTESLTLDSWSIHHQYSALCTVMGPGMTSQLQENEFIRDIFQLGPRPTNTGINGNAKAKPSKLERHLVNAAAFKARSITRGKNRDKRSAVVT, encoded by the exons GCCGCACCAACGACTCCAATTCTGAGGACGAGTCCTTTGACAATGTGAGCGTTTACTCACATGTCTCCGAAGTCGCATCCTCGGAGGCCACCGACGAGCTGGCCAACGAGCGCTTCGAGGAGAAGTTCGAGAAGGCCCTGGAGCAGGCTACCGAGAAGTCGGCCCAGACACGTGTGCAGGCTCTGCAAGCGATTTGCGAACTGCTCATGCACCGCTACATGCCGGACTTTGTGGAGGACCGCAAGATGACCCTGATGGACTTCGTGGAGAAGAGCATCCGTCGGGGCAAGGGCCAGGAGCAGGTGTGGGGCGCACGACTTGCCCCCCTTCTGGTGCTCCAGATGGGCGGCGATGAGGGCATCTCCAAGGCAATGAATCAATTCCTGTTGAACACCGTGCAGGACAAGTCCGTGGGCTTCGATGCCCGTGCCAAGTGCTGCACAGCTCTGGGATTGCTCAGCTTTCTGGGCTGCGAGGATGTCGGCGAGTTGGTGCAGCTGATGCAGTGCTTCGAGGCCATCTTCGCAGGCAGCTATTTGCGTGGCGATGACAAGACACCTGTATCGGTTACTGCCGAAGCTGGCACTTTCCATGCGGAGGCTTTAAATGCCTGGGGACTCTTACTTACACTTATACCTTCGGGTGATTTTGTTTCGTTGATGACCACTGGCCAAAACATGTTCCC ATCTATTAAGAAGTTTTTGGGTCTTTTGCAATCTACACATTTGGACGTTCGCATGGCCGCTGGCGAGACCATTGCTTTGATTCTGGAGTCGGGCCGTTCCCACGATGAGGACTTCCTGGAAGATGATATCGCCGAGTTGTCGGAGGCCGTCAAGCAGCTGGCCACAGATTCGCATAAGTACCGCGCCAAGCGCGATCGCAAGGCGCAGCGTGCGACCTTCCGTGATGTGCTGCGCTACCTGGAG GAGGACATTTCGCCGGAGATTAGCATTCGCTTTGGTACCGAGTCGCTGACACTAGACTCCTGGTCCATCCATCATCAGTATTCGGCCCTGTGCACGGTCATGGGTCCCGGGATGACCTCGCAGCTGCAGGAGAACGAGTTCATTCGCGACATTTTCCAGCTGGGACCACGTCCCACAAACACCGGCATCAATGGCAACGCCAAGGCCAAGCCGTCCAAACTGGAGCGG CACCTTGTGAATGCTGCTGCATTCAAGGCACGCTCCATAACACGTGGAAAGAATCGCGACAAGCGATCGGCCGTCGTCACTTAA
- the LOC120452831 gene encoding uncharacterized protein LOC120452831, with amino-acid sequence MMLSTYQHDYVPPNAKRYEFLTRPRGAEANIGPQVKECECIDESKIKMPPNASKDCGGVEWTGIAPMGKLVDPRIIPTQLTQDQVDKMAFSAESDCFKLQPNRFLKILRTVYPDLYERLKVMPKEELSRRLETNRMNTTYQIDYCGMNEYPEGIYESLKTEDESKNASKLMSERGPCNEFRSNVMNELEREASSSYEISSDECQKNYKPFKTSFSDSSQTIESGSSSHWNSAPTTYRKVPTFSEYMDSISRNGCVIMRNKLHDHSKCLAKYCKHELKFTCNDMK; translated from the coding sequence ATGATGCTATCAACCTATCAGCATGACTATGTCCCGCCCAATGCCAAGCGGTACGAGTTCCTCACGCGTCCCAGAGGCGCCGAAGCCAACATTGGTCCGCAGGTAAAAGAGTGCGAGTGCATCGACGAGTCCAAGATCAAGATGCCACCCAATGCATCCAAGGACTGTGGCGGCGTGGAGTGGACGGGCATAGCACCAATGGGAAAGCTGGTGGATCCGCGTATTATACCCACTCAGCTGACTCAGGACCAGGTGGACAAGATGGCCTTCTCGGCGGAGTCGGATTGCTTTAAGCTGCAGCCCAACCGCTTTCTCAAGATCTTACGCACAGTCTACCCGGATCTGTATGAACGCCTAAAGGTTATGCCCAAGGAGGAGCTGAGCCGCAGGCTGGAGACCAACCGCATGAACACCACCTATCAGATCGATTACTGTGGCATGAACGAATACCCGGAGGGTATTTACGAGAGCCTTAAGACGGAGGACGAGTCCAAGAACGCCAGCAAGCTGATGAGCGAACGTGGACCCTGCAATGAGTTCCGTTCGAACGTGATGAACGAACTGGAGCGGGAAGCGTCCTCTAGCTACGAGATTTCCAGCGACGAGTGTCAGAAGAACTACAAGCCGTTCAAGACCAGCTTCTCGGACTCATCGCAGACCATCGAATCCGGCAGCAGTTCGCACTGGAACTCTGCTCCAACCACGTACCGCAAGGTGCCGACCTTTAGCGAGTACATGGACTCGATTAGTCGCAACGGCTGCGTCATTATGCGCAACAAGCTGCACGATCACTCCAAGTGCTTGGCCAAGTACTGCAAGCACGAGCTGAAGTTCACTTGCAATGACATGAAGTAA